Proteins found in one Micromonospora sp. WMMD1082 genomic segment:
- a CDS encoding helix-turn-helix transcriptional regulator, with protein MSRFTPATPRSRRLGRELRKLRDAKGLRLEDAAKLVNCSTSRLSRIESGDIKPRPGDVMELLVGYGHPIDAEPGTSLLVLARDLKESGWWQRLGALSNRYATFIAYEEEAVELRNFEPTLIPGLLQTEEYAREVNAVGRETDAEAIRQLVRVRLTRQQVLRRKPKPLRVHTIISEAALSVDVGGPEVMRDQLIHLVELAKLPNITVQVLRFAAGAHMATSGGLQILVFDKDEPALGYLETLAGELFLEAPRDISRLNQVYDHLRTLAVSPAESVKLIKERASDAQERMDHVDPQR; from the coding sequence ATGTCACGCTTCACGCCAGCCACACCACGATCTCGGCGCCTCGGTCGGGAGTTGCGCAAGCTGCGCGACGCCAAGGGACTACGGCTGGAGGACGCGGCCAAGCTGGTGAACTGCTCGACGTCACGACTGAGCCGCATCGAGTCGGGCGACATCAAGCCTCGGCCGGGCGATGTGATGGAGCTTCTGGTCGGGTACGGCCATCCCATCGATGCCGAGCCGGGCACGTCACTCCTGGTGCTGGCACGCGACCTCAAGGAGTCCGGCTGGTGGCAGCGCCTCGGCGCGCTGTCCAACAGGTATGCGACGTTCATTGCTTACGAGGAAGAGGCGGTGGAGCTACGCAACTTTGAGCCGACACTCATCCCGGGTCTGTTGCAGACCGAGGAATACGCCCGCGAGGTGAACGCGGTCGGCAGAGAAACTGACGCTGAGGCAATCCGCCAGTTGGTCAGGGTGCGCTTGACTCGGCAGCAGGTGCTCAGGCGCAAGCCGAAGCCGCTCCGCGTGCACACGATCATCAGCGAGGCTGCGCTCTCCGTCGACGTGGGCGGCCCGGAAGTCATGCGCGACCAGCTCATACACCTCGTGGAACTAGCCAAGCTGCCCAACATCACAGTGCAGGTGCTGCGCTTCGCGGCGGGAGCCCACATGGCGACGAGCGGCGGGCTCCAGATCCTCGTGTTCGACAAGGACGAACCGGCGCTGGGGTATCTCGAAACCCTTGCAGGCGAGCTGTTCCTGGAGGCTCCACGCGACATCAGCCGTCTGAATCAGGTCTATGACCACCTGCGTACACTGGCGGTGTCACCCGCCGAATCAGTCAAGCTGATCAAGGAACGAGCTAGCGATGCGCAAGAACGAATGGACCACGTCGACCCGCAGCGGTAA
- a CDS encoding DUF397 domain-containing protein — MRKNEWTTSTRSGNNGACVEVRDDSAVVGVRDSKDPAGPVLTFGPVAWAAFTGAVKGDALTR, encoded by the coding sequence ATGCGCAAGAACGAATGGACCACGTCGACCCGCAGCGGTAACAACGGGGCTTGCGTTGAGGTGCGTGACGACAGCGCGGTGGTTGGCGTGCGGGACAGCAAGGACCCGGCCGGGCCGGTGCTGACGTTCGGCCCGGTCGCCTGGGCGGCCTTCACCGGCGCGGTCAAGGGCGACGCGCTCACCCGGTAG
- a CDS encoding phosphatase domain-containing protein — protein MPPTPAGQLAVPTLHRAARFEDAVHALVERRLRRTGWRINIIAYTGYGAPGWVRVMCRVLLGRPDTRQRGRLEKVRGWRSFTTLPAKHVTVTIETGGVVHEARADRSGFIDTVVEAELPPGWGAVRLSMPDAEPVEAPVRILDPEVRFGILSDIDDTVMVTALPRPLLAAWNTFVLDEHARAAVPGMAVLYERLVTAHPGAPVFYLSTGAWNVAPTLTRFLSRHLYPAGPLLLTDWGPTQDRWFRSGREHKRATLERLAKEFPDVRWLLVGDDGQHDQEIYREFAAAHPDNVAGVAIRRLSPTQAVLAGSLPAPAGQTSTGPVGQKWLSAPDGAGLWTLLRDAGLV, from the coding sequence GTGCCACCCACACCCGCCGGCCAGCTGGCCGTACCGACCCTGCACCGGGCCGCGCGGTTCGAGGACGCCGTGCACGCCCTGGTCGAGCGCCGGCTGCGCCGGACCGGCTGGCGGATCAACATCATCGCGTACACCGGCTACGGCGCGCCCGGTTGGGTGCGGGTGATGTGCCGGGTGCTGCTGGGGCGGCCCGACACCCGCCAGCGGGGTCGCCTGGAGAAGGTCCGGGGCTGGCGCAGCTTCACCACCCTGCCGGCCAAGCACGTCACCGTCACCATCGAGACCGGCGGGGTGGTCCACGAGGCGCGGGCGGACCGCAGCGGCTTCATCGACACGGTGGTCGAGGCGGAGCTGCCGCCCGGCTGGGGTGCGGTGCGGCTCAGCATGCCCGACGCCGAGCCGGTCGAGGCGCCGGTACGCATCCTGGACCCGGAGGTCCGCTTCGGCATCCTCTCCGACATCGACGACACGGTCATGGTGACCGCGCTGCCCCGGCCGCTGCTCGCCGCGTGGAACACCTTCGTCCTCGACGAGCACGCCCGGGCGGCGGTGCCCGGCATGGCGGTGCTCTACGAGCGGCTGGTCACCGCCCACCCCGGCGCCCCGGTCTTCTACCTCTCCACCGGCGCGTGGAACGTCGCGCCGACGCTGACCCGGTTCCTGTCCCGGCACCTCTACCCGGCCGGGCCGCTGCTGCTGACCGACTGGGGGCCGACGCAGGACCGCTGGTTCCGCAGCGGCCGGGAGCACAAGCGAGCCACCCTGGAACGGCTGGCCAAGGAGTTCCCCGACGTGCGCTGGCTGCTCGTCGGCGACGACGGCCAGCACGACCAGGAGATCTACCGCGAGTTCGCCGCCGCCCACCCGGACAACGTCGCCGGGGTGGCGATCCGCCGCCTCTCGCCCACCCAGGCGGTGCTCGCCGGCAGCCTGCCGGCACCCGCCGGGCAGACGTCGACCGGGCCGGTGGGGCAGAAGTGGCTCTCCGCCCCCGACGGCGCCGGCCTCTGGACCCTGCTACGCGACGCCGGCCTGGTCTGA
- the yaaA gene encoding peroxide stress protein YaaA → MLILLPPSEGKADAGSGRRLDLARLSLPELNPTREEVLAALVALGDGPPEAALAALGLGAGQHAELRRNARLRQAATAPAGRIYTGVLYEALDLATLPPPAQRAAGRQVLVSSGLWGAVRPTDRIPPYRCPIGARLPGIGGLPARWRRALGSALTTAAGTGPVLDLRSGAYAAAWTPRGELAERTVTVRVLHEREVDGAPVRSVVSHFNKATKGRLVRDLLLAGARPRSAGALVTALRDLKYTVCEQAGPPGRPRQVDLVVSEL, encoded by the coding sequence ATGCTCATCCTGCTGCCGCCCTCGGAGGGCAAGGCCGACGCCGGCTCCGGTCGCCGGCTGGACCTGGCCCGGCTCTCCCTGCCGGAGCTGAACCCGACCCGGGAGGAGGTGCTGGCCGCGCTGGTCGCGCTCGGCGACGGGCCGCCCGAGGCGGCGCTGGCCGCACTCGGTCTCGGTGCCGGGCAGCACGCCGAGTTGCGACGCAACGCCCGACTGCGGCAGGCCGCCACCGCACCCGCCGGCCGGATCTACACCGGCGTGCTCTACGAGGCGCTCGACCTGGCCACGCTGCCGCCGCCGGCACAGCGGGCGGCCGGGCGGCAGGTGCTGGTCAGCTCCGGCCTCTGGGGGGCGGTCCGGCCGACCGACCGGATCCCGCCGTACCGCTGCCCGATCGGGGCCCGGCTGCCCGGCATCGGTGGCCTGCCGGCGCGGTGGCGCCGGGCGCTTGGTTCCGCGCTGACCACGGCGGCCGGTACCGGCCCGGTGCTGGACCTGCGCTCGGGGGCGTACGCCGCGGCCTGGACGCCGCGCGGTGAGCTGGCCGAGCGCACCGTGACGGTGCGGGTGCTGCACGAGCGGGAGGTCGACGGCGCGCCGGTGCGCTCGGTGGTCAGCCACTTCAACAAGGCCACGAAGGGTCGGCTGGTCCGTGACCTGCTGCTCGCCGGTGCCCGCCCGCGCTCCGCCGGCGCGCTGGTGACCGCCCTGCGCGACCTGAAGTACACGGTGTGCGAGCAGGCCGGCCCACCGGGCCGGCCACGCCAGGTCGACCTGGTGGTTTCCGAGTTGTAA